The Streptococcus oralis Uo5 genome includes a window with the following:
- the fusA gene encoding elongation factor G produces MAREFSLEKTRNIGIMAHVDAGKTTTTERILYYTGKIHKIGETHEGASQMDWMEQEQERGITITSAATTAQWNNHRVNIIDTPGHVDFTIEVQRSLRVLDGAVTVLDSQSGVEPQTETVWRQATEYGVPRIVFANKMDKIGADFLYSVSTLHDRLQANAHPIQLPIGAEDDFRGIIDLIKMKAEIYTNDLGTDILEEDIPAEYLDQAQEYREKLVEAVAETDEDLMMKYLEGEEITNEELKVAIRKATINVEFFPVLCGSAFKNKGVQLMLDAVIDYLPSPLDIPAIKGINPDTDEEETRPASDEEPFAALAFKIATDPFVGRLTFFRVYSGVLQSGSYVMNTSKGKRERIGRLVQLHANSRQEIETVYAGDIAAAIGLKDTTTGDSLTDEKAKIILESIHVPEPVIQLMVEPKSKADQDKMGIALQKLAEEDPTFRVETNVETGETVISGMGELHLDVLVDRMRREFKVEANVGAPQVSYRETFRASTQARGFFKRQSGGKGQFGDVWIEFSPNEEGKGFEFENAIVGGVVPREFIPAVEKGLVESMANGVLAGYPMVDVKAKLYDGSYHDVDSSETAFKIAASLALKEAAKSAQPAILEPMMLVTITVPEENLGDVMGHVTARRGRVDGMEAHGNSQIVRAYVPLAEMFGYATVLRSASQGRGTFMMVFDHYEDVPKSVQEEIIKKNKGED; encoded by the coding sequence ATGGCACGCGAATTTTCACTTGAAAAAACTCGTAATATCGGTATCATGGCTCACGTCGATGCCGGTAAAACAACAACTACTGAGCGTATTCTTTACTACACTGGTAAAATCCACAAAATCGGTGAAACTCACGAAGGTGCGTCACAAATGGACTGGATGGAGCAAGAGCAAGAACGTGGTATCACTATCACATCTGCTGCGACAACAGCTCAATGGAACAACCACCGCGTAAACATCATCGACACACCAGGACACGTGGACTTCACAATCGAAGTACAACGTTCTCTTCGTGTATTGGACGGTGCGGTTACTGTTCTTGACTCACAATCAGGTGTTGAGCCTCAAACTGAAACAGTTTGGCGTCAAGCAACTGAGTACGGAGTTCCACGTATCGTATTTGCTAACAAAATGGACAAAATCGGTGCTGACTTCCTTTACTCAGTAAGCACACTTCACGACCGTCTTCAAGCAAACGCACACCCAATCCAATTGCCAATCGGTGCTGAAGATGACTTCCGCGGTATCATCGACTTGATCAAGATGAAAGCTGAAATCTATACTAACGACCTTGGTACAGATATCCTTGAAGAAGATATTCCAGCTGAATACCTTGACCAAGCTCAAGAATACCGTGAAAAATTGGTTGAAGCAGTTGCTGAAACTGATGAAGACTTGATGATGAAATACCTTGAAGGTGAAGAAATCACTAACGAAGAATTGAAAGTTGCTATCCGTAAAGCAACTATCAACGTTGAATTCTTCCCAGTATTGTGTGGTTCTGCCTTCAAGAACAAGGGTGTTCAATTGATGCTTGATGCGGTTATCGATTACCTTCCAAGCCCACTTGACATCCCAGCAATCAAAGGTATCAACCCAGATACAGACGAAGAAGAAACTCGTCCAGCATCTGACGAAGAGCCATTCGCAGCTCTTGCTTTCAAGATTGCAACAGACCCATTTGTAGGTCGTTTGACATTCTTCCGTGTATACTCAGGTGTTCTTCAATCAGGTTCTTACGTAATGAACACTTCTAAAGGTAAACGTGAACGTATCGGACGTCTTGTGCAATTGCATGCCAATAGTCGTCAAGAAATCGAAACCGTTTATGCTGGTGATATTGCAGCTGCTATTGGTTTGAAGGATACAACTACTGGTGATTCATTGACAGATGAAAAAGCTAAAATCATCCTTGAGTCAATCCACGTTCCAGAACCAGTTATCCAGTTGATGGTTGAGCCAAAATCTAAAGCTGACCAAGATAAGATGGGTATCGCACTTCAAAAATTGGCTGAAGAAGATCCAACATTCCGCGTTGAAACAAACGTTGAAACTGGTGAAACAGTTATCTCAGGTATGGGTGAACTTCACCTTGACGTCCTTGTTGACCGTATGCGTCGTGAGTTCAAAGTTGAAGCGAACGTAGGTGCTCCTCAAGTATCTTACCGTGAAACATTCCGCGCTTCTACTCAAGCACGTGGATTCTTCAAACGTCAGTCTGGTGGTAAAGGTCAATTTGGTGATGTATGGATTGAGTTTAGTCCAAACGAAGAAGGTAAAGGATTCGAATTCGAAAACGCAATCGTCGGTGGTGTGGTTCCTCGTGAATTTATCCCAGCGGTTGAAAAAGGTTTGGTAGAATCTATGGCTAACGGTGTTCTTGCAGGTTACCCAATGGTTGACGTTAAAGCTAAGCTTTACGACGGTTCATACCACGATGTCGACTCATCTGAAACAGCCTTCAAGATCGCGGCTTCACTTGCCCTTAAAGAAGCTGCTAAATCAGCACAACCAGCTATCCTTGAGCCAATGATGCTTGTAACCATCACTGTTCCAGAAGAAAACCTTGGTGATGTTATGGGTCACGTAACTGCTCGTCGTGGACGTGTAGATGGTATGGAAGCACACGGTAACAGCCAAATCGTTCGTGCTTACGTTCCACTTGCTGAAATGTTCGGTTACGCAACAGTTCTTCGTTCTGCATCTCAAGGACGTGGTACCTTCATGATGGTATTTGACCACTACGAAGATGTACCTAAGTCAGTACAAGAAGAAATCATTAAGAAAAACAAAGGTGAAGACTAA
- the rpsG gene encoding 30S ribosomal protein S7 encodes MSRKNRAPKRDVLPDPLYNSQLVTRLINRVMLDGKRGTAASIVYGAFEQIKEATGNDALEVFETAMENIMPVLEVRARRVGGSNYQVPVEVRPERRTTLGLRWLVTIARLRGEHTMQDRLAKEILDAANNTGAAVKKREDTHRMAEANRAFAHFRW; translated from the coding sequence ATGAGTCGTAAAAATAGAGCTCCAAAACGTGACGTATTGCCAGATCCGCTTTACAATTCACAACTAGTTACTCGTCTTATCAACCGCGTTATGCTTGATGGTAAACGTGGTACAGCTGCTTCAATCGTTTACGGTGCTTTTGAGCAAATCAAAGAAGCTACTGGAAACGATGCACTTGAAGTATTTGAAACAGCTATGGAAAACATCATGCCTGTACTTGAAGTACGTGCACGTCGTGTTGGTGGATCTAACTACCAAGTCCCAGTTGAAGTTCGTCCAGAACGTCGTACAACACTTGGACTTCGTTGGTTGGTAACCATCGCTCGCCTTCGTGGTGAACACACAATGCAAGACCGTCTTGCAAAAGAAATCTTGGATGCTGCGAACAACACTGGTGCAGCAGTTAAGAAACGTGAAGACACTCACCGTATGGCTGAAGCTAACCGTGCCTTCGCACACTTCCGTTGGTAA
- the rpsL gene encoding 30S ribosomal protein S12 has product MPTINQLVRKPRKSKVEKSKSPALNVGYNSHKKVQTNVSSPQKRGVATRVGTMTPKKPNSALRKFARVRLSNLIEVTAYIPGIGHNLQEHSVVLLRGGRVKDLPGVRYHIVRGALDTAGVNDRKQGRSKYGTKRPKA; this is encoded by the coding sequence ATGCCTACAATTAACCAATTGGTTCGCAAACCGCGTAAATCAAAAGTAGAAAAATCTAAATCACCAGCTTTGAACGTTGGTTACAACAGTCATAAAAAAGTTCAAACAAACGTTTCTTCACCACAAAAACGTGGTGTTGCAACTCGTGTGGGAACAATGACACCTAAAAAACCTAACTCTGCCCTTCGTAAATTCGCTCGTGTACGTTTGAGCAACCTTATCGAAGTTACTGCCTACATCCCAGGTATCGGACACAACTTGCAAGAGCACAGCGTGGTGCTTCTTCGTGGTGGACGTGTAAAAGACCTTCCAGGGGTACGTTACCATATCGTCCGTGGTGCACTTGATACTGCAGGTGTTAACGATCGTAAACAAGGCCGTTCTAAATACGGTACTAAACGTCCAAAAGCATAA
- a CDS encoding response regulator transcription factor → MKLLVAEDQSMLRDAMCQLLTFQPDVDSVLQAKDGQEAIQLLEKESVDIAILDVEMPVKTGLEVLEWIRAEKLETKVVVVTTFKRPGYFERAIKAGVDAYVLKERSIADLMQTLHTVLEGRKEYSPELMEVVMTHPNPLTEQEIAVLKGIAQGLSNQEIADQLYLSNGTVRNYVTNILSKLDAGNRTEAANIATESGWL, encoded by the coding sequence ATGAAATTACTTGTTGCAGAAGATCAAAGTATGTTGCGAGATGCTATGTGCCAGTTGCTTACCTTTCAACCAGATGTAGATTCTGTCCTACAAGCCAAGGATGGCCAAGAAGCAATCCAACTTTTAGAAAAAGAGTCTGTCGATATCGCCATTCTTGACGTAGAAATGCCTGTTAAGACAGGCCTCGAAGTCTTGGAGTGGATACGAGCAGAAAAGCTAGAAACAAAGGTGGTTGTGGTGACAACCTTCAAGCGCCCTGGCTATTTTGAACGCGCGATTAAGGCTGGAGTGGATGCCTATGTCTTGAAAGAAAGAAGCATTGCAGACCTCATGCAAACCTTGCACACTGTTCTCGAAGGGCGCAAGGAGTATTCACCTGAATTGATGGAAGTGGTTATGACCCATCCCAATCCGTTGACAGAACAAGAGATTGCTGTCTTAAAGGGAATCGCTCAGGGTTTATCCAACCAAGAAATTGCAGACCAACTCTATCTATCAAATGGAACCGTCCGAAACTATGTCACCAATATTCTTTCGAAACTAGATGCTGGTAATCGAACAGAGGCAGCCAACATTGCAACAGAATCTGGTTGGCTTTGA
- a CDS encoding sensor histidine kinase has translation MLEKFKNIHYMFHISIVFIIFPIAGVIVGDYPLLTLLWTLLFVLAFYSVLVNQNRTVLWMAWWIMLAYIFYTSVWLSSGFTWFIFYLSNLLIYELDEISFHSWRFVSFVVLQPFILTGIYMVNHVSPWQLLFFLVTFIFSDAMTFGLYRIRLSEDIKEEKMKQNAKLNLFLAENERSRIGQDLHDSLGHTFAMLSVKTDLALQLLQMQAYPQVEKELREIQQISKESMREVRTIIENLKTRTLASEFATVKKMLEIAGIETEINHQLDTASLTQELESTASMILLELVTNIIKHAKASKAYLKLERTEKELILTVRDDGCGFASLKGDELHTARDRVLPFSGEVKVISQKHPTEVQVRLPYKERN, from the coding sequence ATGTTGGAAAAATTTAAAAACATTCATTATATGTTTCATATTTCAATTGTGTTTATCATCTTTCCTATAGCGGGTGTCATCGTTGGAGATTACCCGCTTTTAACCTTGCTATGGACCCTACTATTTGTCCTAGCTTTCTACTCGGTTTTAGTCAACCAAAATCGCACTGTGCTGTGGATGGCTTGGTGGATCATGCTTGCCTACATTTTTTATACATCGGTTTGGCTGAGTTCGGGTTTCACCTGGTTTATCTTCTATTTATCCAATCTCCTTATTTATGAGCTGGATGAGATTTCTTTTCACTCTTGGCGTTTTGTCAGTTTTGTTGTCTTGCAACCGTTCATTCTGACCGGAATCTATATGGTCAATCATGTTAGTCCCTGGCAGCTACTCTTTTTCTTGGTGACCTTTATCTTTTCCGATGCAATGACCTTTGGTCTTTATCGAATTCGATTGTCGGAGGACATAAAAGAAGAAAAGATGAAACAAAATGCCAAGCTCAATCTTTTCTTGGCCGAAAACGAACGCAGTCGTATCGGTCAGGATCTTCATGACAGTCTAGGCCATACCTTTGCCATGTTGAGTGTGAAGACGGACCTTGCCCTACAACTTCTTCAAATGCAGGCCTATCCACAGGTGGAAAAGGAATTAAGAGAAATACAGCAAATTAGCAAAGAATCAATGCGTGAAGTTCGTACAATTATCGAAAATCTTAAAACCAGAACCCTTGCTTCCGAATTTGCGACTGTTAAAAAAATGCTGGAAATTGCAGGAATTGAGACAGAAATCAATCACCAACTAGATACAGCTAGCTTAACTCAGGAATTAGAATCAACAGCTTCCATGATTTTGCTTGAGTTAGTGACCAATATCATCAAACACGCCAAAGCGTCCAAAGCTTACTTGAAATTAGAACGAACAGAGAAAGAACTCATTCTAACAGTGAGAGATGATGGCTGTGGCTTTGCTTCTCTAAAAGGGGATGAACTCCATACTGCTCGAGACCGTGTCCTTCCTTTTTCAGGAGAAGTAAAGGTGATCAGTCAGAAACATCCGACTGAAGTGCAGGTTCGGCTACCTTATAAGGAGAGAAACTAA
- a CDS encoding ABC transporter permease has product MKNMTSLMKVEIILMKRQAVYYLLSIGLPSVFYLIFSGMMSGSDIPEIALQAYLFAMTLFSIMSSAFFSIPSTLESDKTNNWQKLIQHSPVSMVEYYVSKLFSTLLTFLLSITVVFSVGHFVRGVTLPWLDWMVIGAILLIGSVVFISMGVLVSLLPSAQLMTVVGNIAYIALAVLGGLWFPLDSFPEWLQSIGKLTPTYQLMQVVSTYLEHHEFNILAALVVLGYTVFFGVLVIQLKKRIEVK; this is encoded by the coding sequence ATGAAAAATATGACAAGTCTCATGAAAGTGGAAATCATTCTGATGAAACGGCAAGCCGTCTACTATTTGCTATCCATCGGACTTCCAAGTGTGTTTTACCTTATCTTTTCTGGTATGATGTCAGGGTCAGATATTCCAGAAATTGCTCTTCAAGCCTATCTTTTTGCCATGACGCTCTTTAGTATCATGTCAAGTGCTTTTTTCAGTATCCCAAGCACACTCGAGTCTGATAAGACAAACAACTGGCAAAAATTGATTCAACATTCTCCCGTATCTATGGTAGAATATTATGTATCAAAACTGTTCAGTACCCTACTGACTTTCTTGTTATCAATTACAGTTGTCTTTTCAGTTGGTCATTTTGTCCGTGGAGTGACTCTGCCTTGGCTTGACTGGATGGTAATTGGTGCTATTTTGCTGATCGGAAGCGTGGTCTTTATCAGCATGGGGGTCTTGGTGAGCTTGCTACCCAGTGCTCAACTGATGACGGTTGTTGGAAATATTGCCTATATTGCTTTGGCTGTTCTAGGTGGACTGTGGTTCCCCTTGGATTCCTTCCCAGAATGGCTCCAATCTATTGGAAAGCTGACTCCAACCTATCAACTGATGCAGGTCGTCTCTACTTATTTGGAACACCATGAATTTAATATTCTTGCTGCCTTGGTTGTGCTAGGCTATACAGTTTTCTTTGGTGTACTGGTAATCCAGCTGAAAAAAAGGATTGAGGTAAAATAA
- a CDS encoding ABC transporter ATP-binding protein, whose amino-acid sequence MTVIKVEKLSKKIKDKEILRNISFEINDGECVALIGPNGAGKTTLIDCLLGDKFVSSGQIAIQGFAPTDPRLKQLISILPQENTVVQDLKVKELLSFFQSIYPNSLSNQEIDDLLRFSDKQKNQLAGKLSGGQKRLFSFVLALIGRPKILFLDEPTAAMDTSTRQHFWEIVNQLKKNGVTIVYSSHYIEEVEHTADRILVLHKGELIRDTTPYAMRGEEQEKHFTVPLTYQEVISTLDQIQGLEIKQNALSFTTKEASQVWKVLQEQGCMIEEIEVRNRTLLDSIFETTQD is encoded by the coding sequence ATGACTGTGATTAAAGTTGAGAAATTGAGTAAGAAAATAAAAGACAAGGAGATCTTGCGGAACATCTCTTTTGAAATCAATGACGGAGAATGTGTCGCCTTGATCGGACCTAACGGAGCAGGTAAGACGACCTTGATTGATTGCCTCTTGGGCGACAAGTTCGTGAGCTCAGGTCAGATAGCTATTCAAGGCTTTGCACCAACAGATCCTCGATTAAAGCAGCTTATTTCTATCTTACCTCAAGAAAATACGGTGGTTCAAGACTTGAAAGTGAAAGAACTCTTATCCTTCTTTCAATCAATCTATCCAAACAGTCTCTCCAATCAAGAAATTGATGACTTGCTGAGATTTTCGGACAAACAGAAAAATCAGCTAGCGGGCAAGTTGTCTGGTGGGCAAAAACGTTTGTTCTCTTTCGTGTTGGCACTAATAGGTCGTCCGAAAATTCTATTTTTGGACGAACCAACTGCTGCCATGGATACCTCGACACGTCAGCATTTTTGGGAAATTGTCAATCAGTTAAAGAAAAATGGTGTCACCATTGTCTACTCTTCTCACTATATCGAAGAGGTAGAACATACGGCTGACCGCATTTTGGTCCTCCACAAGGGTGAATTGATCCGGGATACGACACCTTATGCCATGCGTGGTGAAGAACAAGAAAAACATTTTACGGTACCACTAACTTATCAGGAAGTTATCAGCACTTTGGACCAGATTCAAGGGCTTGAAATCAAGCAAAATGCTCTTTCCTTCACAACCAAAGAAGCCAGCCAGGTATGGAAAGTCTTGCAAGAACAGGGCTGCATGATCGAAGAAATTGAAGTTCGCAATCGAACTCTCTTAGACAGTATCTTCGAAACGACTCAAGATTAA
- a CDS encoding DAK2 domain-containing protein, translated as MSKITTSLFQEMVQAASTRLNKQAEYVNSLNVFPVPDGDTGTNMGMTIENGAKEVADKPASTVGEVASILAKGLLMGARGNSGVITSQLFRGFSQAIKEKDELTGQDLALAFQSGVEVAYKAVMKPVEGTILTVSRGAAIGAKKKAEQTDDAVEVMRAALEGAKAALAKTPEMLPVLKEVGVVDSGGQGLVFIYEGFLSALTGEYSASEDFVATPANMSEMINAEHHKSVAGHVATEDITFGYCTEIMVALKQGPTYSKDFDYDEFRNYLNDLGDSLLVVNDDEIVKVHVHTEDPGLVMQEGLKYGSLIKVKVDNMRNQHEAQVEKEATQGSKPAETKEYALIAVVAGQGLADIFRAQGVDYVIEGGQTMNPSTEDFIKAVEQVNARNIIFLPNNKNIFMAAQSAAEVLEQPAVVVEARTIPQGLTSLLAFDPSKSIEENKERMTAALGDVISGSVTTAVRDTTIDGLTIHENDNLGMVDGKILVSNPDMHQTLTETLKHMLDEDSEIVTFYVGEDGSEELANEIAQEIAEEFEDVEVEIHQGQQPVYPYLFSVE; from the coding sequence GTGTCAAAAATTACTACCAGTTTATTCCAAGAGATGGTGCAAGCTGCATCAACTCGTTTGAATAAGCAAGCAGAATATGTCAATTCATTGAACGTCTTTCCAGTTCCAGATGGAGATACTGGGACAAACATGGGAATGACCATTGAAAATGGTGCGAAAGAAGTAGCAGACAAGCCTGCTTCTACAGTTGGAGAAGTAGCGAGCATTCTTGCTAAAGGGCTCTTGATGGGTGCGCGTGGGAACTCAGGGGTTATCACTTCTCAGCTCTTCCGTGGCTTCTCTCAGGCTATCAAGGAAAAAGATGAATTAACAGGTCAAGACTTGGCTCTTGCCTTCCAATCCGGTGTCGAAGTAGCTTATAAAGCGGTTATGAAACCAGTTGAAGGAACAATTTTGACTGTATCACGTGGCGCTGCCATCGGTGCTAAGAAAAAAGCAGAGCAGACCGATGATGCCGTTGAGGTTATGCGTGCAGCCTTGGAAGGCGCGAAAGCAGCTTTGGCTAAGACACCAGAAATGCTTCCAGTCCTTAAGGAAGTTGGTGTGGTAGACTCAGGTGGTCAAGGTTTGGTCTTTATCTATGAAGGATTCCTTTCAGCTCTTACTGGTGAATACAGTGCTTCTGAAGACTTTGTAGCGACTCCTGCTAACATGAGTGAAATGATCAATGCAGAGCACCACAAGTCTGTAGCAGGGCATGTGGCAACTGAGGACATTACCTTTGGTTACTGTACAGAGATCATGGTAGCCCTCAAACAAGGTCCAACTTATTCTAAGGACTTTGACTACGATGAATTCCGTAACTACTTGAATGACTTAGGTGATTCTCTACTTGTTGTCAACGATGATGAAATCGTCAAAGTTCACGTCCATACAGAAGATCCAGGTCTTGTCATGCAAGAAGGTCTCAAATATGGTAGCTTGATCAAGGTAAAAGTGGACAACATGCGTAACCAACACGAGGCGCAAGTTGAAAAAGAAGCAACTCAAGGAAGCAAGCCTGCTGAAACAAAAGAGTATGCTCTTATCGCAGTAGTAGCTGGTCAAGGTTTAGCAGATATCTTCCGTGCCCAAGGTGTGGATTATGTTATCGAAGGTGGTCAGACGATGAACCCTTCAACAGAAGACTTTATCAAGGCTGTTGAACAGGTCAATGCTCGCAACATTATCTTCTTGCCAAACAACAAAAATATCTTTATGGCAGCTCAGTCTGCGGCTGAAGTGCTTGAACAACCTGCTGTTGTGGTAGAAGCGCGTACAATTCCTCAAGGGTTGACCAGCCTTCTTGCCTTTGACCCAAGCAAATCAATCGAAGAAAACAAAGAACGCATGACTGCAGCCCTTGGTGATGTTATCAGCGGTAGTGTAACAACAGCCGTTCGTGATACAACTATCGATGGATTAACAATTCATGAAAATGATAATCTTGGTATGGTAGATGGGAAAATCCTCGTGTCAAACCCTGATATGCACCAAACCTTGACTGAAACTTTGAAACATATGTTGGACGAAGACAGTGAAATCGTGACTTTCTATGTCGGTGAAGACGGAAGCGAAGAACTTGCCAATGAAATTGCCCAAGAAATCGCAGAAGAATTTGAAGATGTTGAAGTAGAGATTCACCAAGGTCAACAACCCGTATATCCATATCTTTTCAGTGTGGAATAA
- a CDS encoding Asp23/Gls24 family envelope stress response protein, translating into MTVKINTKDGQIELTDEVIATVVGGAATEIFGVVGMASKNALKDNFQALLGKENYSKGVVVKAAEDGSIAVDVYTVLSYGVKISEVSKNIQERVRFSLENQLGITAQTVNVYIQNIKVVGE; encoded by the coding sequence ATGACTGTAAAAATTAATACAAAAGATGGTCAAATCGAACTGACAGATGAAGTGATTGCAACCGTAGTAGGTGGTGCCGCAACTGAGATTTTTGGTGTGGTCGGTATGGCTAGTAAAAATGCCCTTAAAGACAATTTCCAAGCCCTTCTTGGTAAGGAAAATTATTCTAAGGGTGTTGTCGTGAAGGCAGCCGAGGATGGTAGCATTGCAGTTGATGTTTATACCGTATTGAGCTACGGAGTAAAGATAAGCGAAGTGTCAAAAAACATTCAAGAGCGTGTTCGTTTTAGTTTAGAAAATCAACTAGGAATTACTGCTCAGACTGTGAATGTCTACATTCAAAATATCAAAGTTGTAGGAGAATAA
- the rpmB gene encoding 50S ribosomal protein L28 yields the protein MAKVCYFTGRKTVSGNNRSHAMNQTKRAVKPNLQKVTVLIDGKPKKVWASARALKSGKVERV from the coding sequence ATGGCTAAAGTATGTTACTTTACAGGTCGTAAGACTGTATCAGGAAACAACCGTTCACACGCGATGAACCAAACAAAACGTGCCGTAAAACCAAACCTTCAAAAAGTTACTGTTCTTATCGATGGTAAACCTAAAAAAGTTTGGGCTTCAGCTCGTGCTTTGAAATCAGGTAAAGTTGAACGCGTTTAA
- a CDS encoding LiaF transmembrane domain-containing protein, with amino-acid sequence MKKKAFGIVLLVLAAWILLQGNFGIPSLDGKIWPLIGIAFFAYQSVEALLRRHLTSAVFTALVALMIANHFYNIFPIPNQSLFWASILAVLGVGYLTHSSKFWNEKKWWYNGKKTVVTDKEVAFGSGTFYKQDQDLVDDQVEVAFGDAKIYYDNAEMLGDFATLNIEVAFGNATVYVPQHWRVDLKVETSFGAAKADSPVAPTNKTLIIRGEVAFGKLGVVYVK; translated from the coding sequence ATGAAAAAGAAAGCATTTGGTATTGTTTTATTGGTTTTAGCAGCTTGGATCTTGCTGCAAGGGAATTTTGGAATTCCTTCTTTGGATGGTAAAATATGGCCTTTGATTGGTATCGCCTTTTTTGCTTACCAATCAGTTGAAGCTTTGCTTCGTCGTCATCTAACTTCAGCAGTTTTTACCGCTCTAGTAGCCTTAATGATTGCGAATCATTTTTATAACATTTTTCCTATTCCAAACCAGTCTTTGTTTTGGGCTAGTATCTTAGCAGTGCTAGGTGTTGGTTATCTGACGCATTCAAGTAAGTTTTGGAATGAAAAAAAATGGTGGTACAATGGGAAAAAAACAGTCGTCACGGATAAGGAAGTCGCTTTTGGTAGCGGGACCTTCTATAAGCAAGATCAAGATCTCGTAGATGACCAAGTGGAAGTCGCTTTTGGGGATGCTAAAATCTACTATGATAATGCAGAGATGCTAGGTGATTTTGCAACTCTGAATATCGAAGTGGCTTTTGGTAATGCAACAGTCTATGTTCCGCAACACTGGCGTGTCGATTTGAAAGTAGAAACCTCCTTTGGTGCAGCTAAGGCAGATTCTCCTGTAGCGCCAACAAACAAAACCTTGATTATCCGTGGGGAAGTTGCTTTTGGTAAACTTGGAGTTGTTTACGTTAAATAA